The following are encoded together in the Deltaproteobacteria bacterium genome:
- a CDS encoding glutamate synthase-related protein: protein MLYKNPYNHYFDYVVQRDTDKCIRCKACVTQCSYGANYYDEDRDLIYSLDYNCVGCMRCSTFCPTDCISIVRNPDAFRLNANWKDNNIKDLYKQAGTGGIIITGMGNDKPFTNYWEHMVIDACQVTNPSIDPLREPMELKTFLGRKPDKLEVDKKGDITTKLAPQLVLETPIMFSAMSYGSINYNVCESVASAARELGIFWNTGEGGLPKALYEYGKHTIVQCASGRFGVSPEYLNAGAAIEIKIGQGAKPGIGGHLPGEKVLEGISETRLIPIGTDAISPAPHHDIYSIEDLKQLIYALKEATRYEKPVSVKIAAVHNVAAIASGIARAGADIIAIDGFRGGTGAAPKAIRDNVGIPTEVAIAAVDERLRQEGIRNEVSLVAAGGFRNSSDIIKAIALGADAVYIATSALMAVGCTLCQQCHRGRCAWGITTNDPELAKRVNPEIGAERLVNLITAWSNEIKEMLGLMGINSIESLKGNRDRLRGVGLSEIELQTLGIKQAGM from the coding sequence ACCCCTACAACCACTACTTTGATTATGTAGTCCAGAGGGACACTGACAAGTGTATAAGATGTAAAGCCTGCGTTACACAGTGCTCGTATGGTGCAAACTATTATGATGAAGACAGGGACCTCATCTACAGCCTTGATTATAATTGTGTCGGCTGTATGAGATGTTCAACATTCTGTCCGACCGACTGCATAAGCATTGTGCGGAATCCGGACGCGTTCCGTCTCAATGCCAATTGGAAAGACAACAACATAAAAGACCTCTATAAACAGGCAGGAACAGGCGGGATCATAATCACAGGCATGGGCAATGACAAACCGTTTACCAATTACTGGGAACACATGGTAATAGATGCATGCCAGGTTACCAATCCATCTATAGACCCGCTCAGGGAGCCCATGGAACTGAAGACATTCCTTGGAAGAAAACCGGATAAGCTTGAGGTTGATAAAAAAGGCGACATCACAACAAAGCTCGCGCCACAGCTTGTCCTCGAAACGCCGATCATGTTTTCTGCAATGTCTTACGGCTCGATCAATTATAATGTGTGTGAATCCGTTGCCAGTGCCGCAAGAGAACTGGGCATTTTCTGGAACACGGGAGAGGGCGGACTGCCAAAGGCACTTTATGAGTATGGAAAGCATACGATAGTACAGTGCGCTTCAGGCAGGTTCGGCGTAAGCCCAGAGTATCTGAATGCGGGTGCAGCGATAGAGATAAAGATCGGTCAGGGAGCAAAGCCCGGCATAGGCGGACATCTTCCTGGAGAAAAGGTACTTGAGGGCATATCCGAAACAAGGCTGATCCCTATCGGCACGGATGCAATTTCTCCGGCACCGCATCATGACATCTATTCCATAGAGGACTTGAAGCAACTCATATATGCGTTAAAGGAAGCTACACGCTATGAGAAACCCGTATCCGTAAAGATCGCAGCGGTGCACAATGTTGCTGCAATAGCAAGCGGTATTGCAAGAGCTGGTGCGGATATTATTGCTATTGACGGTTTCCGTGGTGGAACCGGTGCAGCCCCAAAGGCTATCAGAGACAACGTCGGTATACCAACAGAGGTCGCAATAGCTGCCGTGGATGAGAGATTAAGGCAGGAAGGTATAAGAAATGAGGTATCGCTTGTTGCTGCCGGAGGTTTCAGGAACAGCAGTGATATTATAAAGGCAATTGCACTCGGTGCTGATGCCGTATATATTGCCACCTCTGCACTGATGGCTGTCGGCTGTACCCTGTGCCAGCAGTGCCACAGGGGAAGATGCGCCTGGGGCATAACGACAAACGACCCTGAACTCGCAAAACGAGTGAACCCTGAGATCGGGGCAGAGAGACTGGTTAACCTTATAACTGCATGGTCGAATGAGATCAAAGAGATGCTCGGTCTTATGGGTATCAACTCAATCGAGAGTCTGAAAGGGAACCGTGACAGACTAAGAGGTGTCGGGCTGTCGGAGATAGAACTCCAGACACTGGGCATAAAACAGGCAGGCATGTGA
- a CDS encoding 4Fe-4S dicluster domain-containing protein, with protein MKVVYPREQWCVACNLCEVACITEHSKTKDPLKAYLTEKPRPISRTRVEYKPPLAVSIMCRHCEEAECVEACKNGTLTRNEITGRIELNQDKCLGCWMCVMACPYGVISQFTKDDRPVANKCDLCPNREIPACVAVCPNRALVFEDRG; from the coding sequence ATGAAGGTTGTATATCCAAGAGAACAATGGTGTGTCGCATGTAACCTGTGCGAGGTCGCGTGCATAACGGAACATTCAAAAACAAAGGACCCGTTAAAGGCGTACCTTACAGAAAAGCCAAGGCCGATATCCAGAACAAGGGTTGAATATAAGCCTCCGCTTGCCGTTTCTATCATGTGCAGGCATTGTGAAGAAGCAGAATGTGTTGAGGCATGCAAAAACGGTACACTTACAAGGAATGAAATAACAGGCAGAATAGAACTCAATCAGGATAAATGCCTTGGCTGCTGGATGTGCGTAATGGCGTGTCCGTACGGCGTAATCAGTCAGTTTACCAAGGATGACAGGCCAGTTGCAAACAAATGCGACCTCTGTCCTAACAGAGAAATCCCTGCGTGCGTGGCAGTTTGTCCCAATCGCGCTCTGGTATTTGAGGATAGGGGTTAA
- a CDS encoding FAD-dependent oxidoreductase: protein MEHRKYVIIGNSYAGVFAIEAIRRHDKEGDITVVSRETYHAYARAAIHEYMDGIIGDSQMYYRDRDFYERHRVTTILGRAVTGIEPRENKVVLDNRQKVGFDRLMISTGGIPITPPIEGSAGPGMFTFTTWDDAKILRDWVKKQKEPRAVVIGGGLIGLQCAEGLKHMGVDVTIVELADYVLVKALDQLAAHRVQKWLEKNGLKIITGSTVESVNRVKGVVTGVKLKNGEKLKCNTVVLSIGVRPNTGFTEGSGIKLSRGILVDNGMQTNIEGIFAAGDVAEAEDFLRKRQDVIPIIPVATMQGKIAGSNMTGKKRAYPGGLPQNAFQFFGKNTVSIGNVIYIDKNDGFEEIIRDEGDVYKKAVLQYGKLVGILSMNYITRIGIYNSIIRARMDISGIKDKILSDNFGFLDLPEGFRDEMLTKPG, encoded by the coding sequence ATGGAACATAGAAAATATGTTATAATAGGAAATTCATATGCAGGTGTGTTCGCGATAGAAGCTATACGCAGGCATGATAAAGAAGGCGATATTACCGTTGTCTCAAGGGAGACTTATCATGCTTATGCACGTGCAGCCATCCATGAATATATGGACGGTATAATCGGTGACAGCCAGATGTATTACAGGGACAGGGATTTCTATGAAAGACACAGGGTAACAACTATACTCGGCAGGGCAGTAACAGGTATTGAACCCAGGGAGAACAAGGTTGTTCTTGATAACAGGCAGAAGGTCGGCTTTGACAGGCTTATGATAAGTACCGGAGGGATCCCTATAACCCCTCCTATCGAAGGTTCGGCAGGACCGGGTATGTTTACCTTTACAACATGGGATGATGCAAAAATATTAAGGGACTGGGTAAAAAAGCAAAAAGAACCGAGGGCGGTTGTCATAGGCGGAGGGCTTATCGGATTACAGTGTGCAGAAGGCTTGAAACATATGGGTGTTGACGTAACCATTGTTGAACTTGCCGACTATGTTCTGGTAAAGGCGCTGGATCAACTTGCGGCACACCGCGTGCAGAAATGGCTTGAGAAAAACGGATTGAAGATTATTACCGGCAGTACCGTTGAATCCGTCAACAGGGTAAAAGGTGTAGTAACCGGCGTAAAGCTCAAGAACGGAGAAAAGCTAAAATGCAACACGGTTGTCCTCAGCATCGGTGTGCGTCCCAACACAGGCTTTACCGAAGGCTCCGGTATTAAGCTCAGCAGGGGTATACTTGTTGATAACGGAATGCAGACAAATATCGAAGGCATATTCGCTGCTGGGGACGTTGCAGAGGCTGAAGATTTCCTAAGAAAGAGGCAGGATGTTATTCCGATAATACCCGTTGCGACCATGCAGGGCAAGATTGCAGGCTCAAACATGACGGGTAAAAAAAGGGCATACCCAGGCGGGCTGCCGCAGAATGCATTTCAATTCTTCGGCAAAAATACCGTTTCAATAGGTAATGTTATCTACATAGATAAAAACGACGGATTTGAGGAGATTATCAGGGATGAAGGAGATGTTTATAAAAAGGCCGTTTTACAATATGGAAAACTGGTCGGCATTCTTTCAATGAACTATATAACGAGAATAGGTATATACAACAGCATTATAAGGGCAAGGATGGATATAAGCGGGATTAAGGACAAAATTTTATCGGATAACTTCGGATTTCTCGATCTTCCAGAGGGATTCAGAGATGAAATGTTAACAAAACCAGGGTAA
- a CDS encoding glutamine amidotransferase family protein: MGIKPSTPYGKDFGGCGLVGIIDRSGKSVSGNMIVSSLCSMKDRGNGLGSGYAVYGAYPDLKDSFGMHVMYNNIGARGPVEELLKKKLKLVHAEPVPVKKINSINNPPEFWRYFVNPVEEKEEDAIDDDIVNIVMEINERIDNAYVISSGKNLAVFKGVGHPDAIAEFFRMQDYSGYLLLGHTRFPTNTPGWWGGAHPFTILDWSIVHNGEISSYGTNKRYVEMFGYKCTLLTDTEVVAYLLDLLIRKKGLSLAAAATVLAPPFWKDIQEMNPLKKDYYTALRVSYANASLNGPFAILMGFDNGILGLNDRIKLRPLIVGRKDDIVAIASEESAIREIINDPEDVWAPKAGEPIIVTLKEDAKH; the protein is encoded by the coding sequence ATGGGAATAAAACCTTCTACACCTTATGGAAAAGATTTTGGCGGTTGCGGCTTAGTAGGAATAATAGATAGAAGCGGCAAGTCTGTCTCAGGGAATATGATCGTATCCTCCCTCTGCTCTATGAAGGACAGGGGAAATGGACTCGGCAGCGGATACGCTGTTTACGGTGCTTATCCCGATTTAAAAGACAGTTTTGGTATGCATGTTATGTACAATAACATCGGTGCACGCGGGCCCGTAGAGGAGTTGTTAAAGAAAAAGTTAAAGCTTGTGCATGCAGAGCCTGTACCTGTAAAGAAAATTAATTCAATAAACAATCCGCCCGAGTTCTGGAGATACTTTGTAAATCCAGTTGAAGAAAAAGAGGAAGATGCCATTGATGACGATATCGTTAATATTGTTATGGAAATAAACGAGCGAATAGATAATGCGTATGTTATTTCAAGCGGGAAGAACCTTGCAGTATTTAAAGGTGTCGGACATCCGGATGCGATCGCAGAGTTTTTCAGGATGCAGGATTATTCGGGTTATCTACTGCTAGGGCATACGAGGTTTCCTACGAACACGCCGGGATGGTGGGGAGGTGCGCATCCATTTACCATACTCGACTGGTCGATAGTGCATAACGGAGAGATCTCTTCGTACGGTACGAACAAGAGGTATGTGGAGATGTTCGGATATAAATGTACGCTGCTCACCGATACCGAGGTTGTGGCATATCTGCTCGATCTCCTGATCCGGAAAAAAGGCCTTTCGCTTGCAGCCGCTGCTACGGTGCTGGCGCCTCCGTTCTGGAAAGACATTCAGGAAATGAATCCCTTAAAGAAGGACTATTACACAGCTTTGAGGGTATCTTACGCAAATGCATCTTTAAATGGTCCGTTTGCAATCCTCATGGGTTTTGATAACGGTATTCTTGGACTAAATGACAGGATAAAACTCAGGCCCCTTATTGTTGGACGCAAAGACGACATTGTTGCAATTGCAAGCGAGGAATCAGCAATAAGAGAGATAATCAATGACCCCGAGGATGTATGGGCTCCTAAGGCAGGGGAACCTATTATAGTAACGCTCAAGGAGGACGCAAAACATTAG
- a CDS encoding MBL fold metallo-hydrolase, with amino-acid sequence MKNKIAWLGHSSFRITNGKVIYIDPWQLKNPEPKADIILVTHDHFDHLSIPDIDKIKKSNTIIVTTHSTKPKLSGDVRAVSPGDKIKIAGIEIEATYAYNPSKPFHPKEAMNVGFIITMNGESIYHTGDTEFINEMKSIKADVLLVPVGGKYTSDAKDASKIANTINPSVAVPMHWGTLDDVAGKEAADEFKKLA; translated from the coding sequence ATGAAAAACAAGATCGCATGGCTTGGGCATTCAAGTTTTAGAATTACAAATGGAAAGGTTATTTATATAGATCCATGGCAGTTAAAAAACCCGGAGCCAAAAGCGGACATCATCCTTGTAACGCATGATCATTTTGATCACCTCTCTATCCCTGACATAGATAAAATAAAAAAGAGCAATACCATCATTGTAACGACTCATTCAACAAAACCTAAATTGAGTGGAGATGTTAGAGCCGTGTCACCCGGCGATAAAATAAAGATAGCTGGTATAGAAATCGAAGCAACTTATGCTTATAACCCGTCAAAACCATTTCATCCGAAGGAAGCAATGAATGTAGGATTTATAATTACCATGAACGGAGAGAGTATATATCATACTGGTGACACGGAGTTTATAAATGAGATGAAATCGATAAAAGCGGATGTTCTATTGGTACCTGTTGGCGGCAAATATACATCTGATGCAAAAGATGCCTCAAAAATAGCAAATACCATAAATCCATCGGTTGCTGTTCCGATGCACTGGGGCACGCTTGATGATGTTGCAGGCAAAGAAGCGGCAGATGAGTTTAAGAAATTGGCATAA
- a CDS encoding long-chain-fatty-acid--CoA ligase, which translates to MELDYKDLRELVEKRAEESKDKPYIYFYDEVISFTQFNERVNRFANGLKSIGVKKGDTVHIYINNSPEFLYAALAANKLGALAGPINCWWSPEEVKFLLNDSEGKYLIVESSYYSNVEQIKPELNYLQKIVYLGEDHPEGVFPYKELMKNSEFLEPVNISPDDDAYLFYTSGTTGKPKGALLTHSNSLYAVMGVRSVLHSDEEKGDEVALIFLPLFHVNAMMSMISALYSGVTVALRLTFSASEFGEVVEKYKVTFFSGVPAVYNILIFIADDVKKHDLSSLKFGVCGAAPLSEETFKKFESTYNIKIIEGYGLTEGTVVSTLNPLNGERKIGSIGNALPGQDVKVVDDDGAELQNNQIGEIVIKGGAVMKRYHKRPEETAQTVIDGWLHTGDIGYKDDEGYFYIVDRKKDMIIRGGENIYPKEIENILFEHPKVMEAAVIGIEDSVMGEEGKAFIVLKPGENATEEEIKSYLKSRLAEFKIPKYIEFIDDLPKNIIGKVLKKELRAKEKEKNIKAKKA; encoded by the coding sequence ATGGAATTAGATTATAAAGATTTGAGGGAGCTTGTTGAAAAACGGGCCGAAGAAAGCAAGGACAAACCTTACATATATTTTTATGATGAGGTTATTAGTTTTACACAGTTTAACGAACGGGTAAATCGCTTTGCAAATGGATTGAAATCAATAGGCGTAAAAAAGGGCGATACTGTACACATCTACATTAACAACTCACCCGAATTCCTTTATGCGGCACTTGCCGCAAACAAACTTGGGGCATTAGCAGGCCCTATAAATTGCTGGTGGAGTCCTGAAGAAGTTAAGTTCCTTCTAAACGATTCAGAGGGTAAGTATCTTATAGTAGAATCATCTTACTATTCCAATGTGGAACAAATAAAACCGGAACTTAATTATCTACAAAAGATCGTTTATCTTGGAGAAGATCATCCGGAAGGGGTTTTTCCCTATAAAGAGCTGATGAAAAATTCTGAATTCCTTGAACCGGTTAATATATCTCCTGATGATGATGCATATCTTTTTTATACATCGGGAACCACGGGTAAACCTAAGGGGGCTTTGCTTACACATTCAAATTCGCTGTACGCGGTTATGGGGGTTAGATCGGTGCTTCACTCTGATGAAGAAAAGGGTGATGAGGTCGCACTTATATTTCTACCTTTATTTCATGTTAATGCAATGATGTCCATGATCAGTGCCCTGTATTCCGGTGTCACGGTAGCATTAAGATTGACATTCTCTGCTTCAGAGTTCGGTGAGGTTGTAGAAAAATATAAAGTAACATTTTTTAGTGGAGTTCCTGCGGTATATAATATACTTATCTTTATTGCAGATGATGTGAAAAAACATGACCTGAGCAGTCTCAAGTTTGGGGTATGCGGAGCAGCCCCTCTGTCTGAAGAAACATTCAAGAAGTTTGAATCAACATACAACATAAAGATCATAGAGGGCTATGGGCTTACAGAAGGCACTGTTGTAAGCACATTAAACCCCTTAAACGGTGAACGTAAAATTGGTTCCATAGGTAATGCCTTGCCCGGACAGGATGTAAAAGTTGTAGATGATGATGGGGCGGAACTGCAGAACAATCAGATCGGTGAGATAGTTATAAAAGGTGGTGCGGTGATGAAGAGATATCATAAGAGGCCTGAAGAAACTGCACAAACAGTTATTGATGGATGGCTGCATACGGGCGATATCGGGTATAAAGATGACGAAGGTTACTTTTATATAGTTGACAGAAAAAAGGACATGATCATACGCGGCGGTGAGAATATCTATCCAAAAGAAATAGAAAATATTCTATTCGAGCATCCAAAGGTTATGGAAGCCGCTGTTATAGGTATTGAGGATAGTGTTATGGGTGAAGAAGGTAAGGCATTTATAGTACTCAAGCCGGGAGAAAACGCAACTGAAGAAGAGATTAAAAGCTATCTTAAATCAAGATTGGCTGAATTTAAAATACCAAAATATATTGAATTTATTGACGATCTACCTAAAAATATTATTGGTAAGGTATTAAAAAAAGAACTAAGGGCAAAGGAAAAAGAGAAAAATATAAAAGCAAAGAAGGCTTAA
- a CDS encoding NAD-dependent deacylase has translation MKDILQKAAKAIVNKRHIVAFTGAGVSQESGIATFRDPGGLWDQFDPIEFGTLEGIVNLIKHDPQKLIDFLKNSISSLTNAKPNNAHIAIAEFEKMGLLDGVVTQNIDNLHQEAGNKDVLEVHGNIYRFRCAKCGETVKLTKDNFIGLMKKAIIELNTGSLQDVIDIMPTCNRCGGKMRLDVVLFGEAVQMIPESYKAIEQASVVLIVGTSGTVYPASEIPRYGKSSGAVLVDVNPKETFYADIDNYFLKGHAGTVLPQLLEEVKTLIQYA, from the coding sequence ATGAAAGATATCTTACAAAAAGCTGCAAAAGCGATAGTCAATAAAAGACACATCGTGGCGTTCACGGGAGCCGGCGTTTCACAGGAAAGTGGAATCGCAACATTCAGAGATCCCGGTGGGTTGTGGGATCAGTTTGATCCCATAGAGTTTGGCACATTAGAAGGCATCGTTAATCTGATAAAGCATGATCCGCAGAAGCTTATTGATTTCCTTAAAAATTCCATTTCCTCGCTTACAAATGCTAAACCCAATAATGCTCATATAGCGATTGCAGAGTTTGAGAAGATGGGTTTACTTGACGGTGTTGTTACCCAGAATATCGATAACCTTCATCAAGAAGCCGGAAACAAGGATGTATTAGAGGTGCATGGAAACATATATAGATTCAGATGTGCAAAATGCGGTGAAACGGTAAAGCTTACAAAGGATAATTTCATAGGTTTGATGAAAAAAGCGATCATCGAACTCAACACCGGCTCTTTACAGGATGTTATAGACATAATGCCGACGTGCAATAGGTGCGGAGGTAAAATGAGGCTTGACGTTGTTTTATTTGGGGAAGCAGTGCAGATGATACCAGAATCATATAAGGCAATTGAACAGGCATCCGTTGTTCTGATAGTAGGGACGTCTGGTACAGTATACCCTGCATCAGAAATACCAAGATACGGCAAAAGTTCGGGTGCCGTGCTTGTTGACGTAAATCCCAAAGAAACATTTTATGCGGATATTGACAATTATTTTCTGAAGGGTCATGCAGGGACAGTTCTGCCGCAATTATTGGAAGAGGTTAAGACATTGATTCAATACGCATGA